In one [Chlorobium] sp. 445 genomic region, the following are encoded:
- a CDS encoding uroporphyrinogen-III synthase: protein MGNFFSLIMMRKTVLITRPKAQAQDLAVALEACGFQCIIFPTIEIVPLTDWLSALPSLPDYSAVFFTSANGVEHFVEPLRRVAPDFLAHIRRLPIYAVGEKTRARLLEAGFAVATMPDKFSAAELAALLPAKSIADRKFLFVRGKLSQRLLPEHIRALGGSCDEYEVYDTCLPESADVERVKTLLERGKIDAIAFTSPSTVKNFFTLLDGYPLAETIKLAAIGNTTAQAVRTLYGRIDIVPTQSTSENFALAIAEAFHTA from the coding sequence GTGGGCAACTTTTTTTCGCTTATTATGATGCGGAAAACCGTTTTAATTACGCGCCCCAAAGCTCAAGCCCAAGACCTTGCCGTCGCACTCGAGGCCTGTGGCTTTCAGTGCATCATTTTTCCAACCATTGAAATTGTGCCCCTCACAGATTGGCTTTCTGCCTTACCCTCTTTGCCTGATTACAGCGCCGTCTTTTTTACCAGTGCAAATGGCGTTGAGCATTTTGTTGAACCGCTTCGCAGAGTCGCACCAGATTTTTTAGCGCACATTCGCCGCTTGCCTATCTATGCTGTCGGTGAAAAAACCAGAGCACGCCTTCTGGAAGCCGGATTTGCCGTTGCCACTATGCCCGATAAGTTCAGCGCCGCTGAGCTTGCTGCACTTCTGCCTGCGAAATCGATTGCAGATCGAAAGTTCCTTTTTGTGCGCGGCAAACTCTCGCAGCGTCTTCTACCAGAGCATATTCGCGCCCTTGGCGGCTCCTGCGATGAGTATGAAGTCTATGATACTTGCTTACCTGAAAGCGCTGATGTTGAACGTGTCAAAACACTCTTGGAAAGGGGAAAAATAGACGCCATTGCTTTTACAAGTCCTTCCACCGTGAAAAACTTTTTCACACTGCTTGACGGCTATCCGCTAGCTGAAACCATCAAGTTAGCGGCAATTGGCAATACAACCGCGCAGGCTGTACGCACCCTCTATGGACGCATCGATATTGTACCGACTCAATCCACCAGTGAAAACTTTGCGCTTGCTATTGCCGAAGCATTCCACACTG
- a CDS encoding hydroxymethylbilane synthase, translated as MKLSIVIGTRSSALALWQTEFVKTSLLALHPHLHIAIRTIKTTGDKILDSPLSKIGDKGLFTREIEQALLRGEIDLAVHSLKDLPTSLPDGLTIAAVIAREDTRDVLISNDGYSVASLPLGAHVATGSLRRRAQLLALRPDLKILDMRGNLNTRFKKFDERYMLPRKHPEHLDAMILAFAGVHRLGLDARISQMLSHEEILPAVGQGALAIETRADDKAVLSLACSLNDPATELCTRAERSLLRRLEGGCQIPIAAHASLAGLRLSLTAFIGTLDGTRYARHSLSTLLTSPDLPASLEHAEALGIQLAEVLLEQGGQEILSSLRAS; from the coding sequence GTGAAGTTGTCCATTGTCATCGGTACACGCTCGAGTGCACTTGCACTTTGGCAGACAGAGTTCGTCAAAACTTCTCTGCTTGCTCTACACCCACACTTGCATATTGCAATTCGCACCATCAAAACCACAGGTGACAAAATTCTGGATTCACCGCTTTCCAAAATTGGCGACAAAGGGCTTTTCACACGCGAAATTGAACAAGCCTTACTTCGTGGAGAAATTGACCTAGCTGTCCATAGCTTGAAAGATCTACCTACCTCTCTTCCTGATGGTCTTACTATCGCAGCAGTTATAGCACGTGAGGATACACGCGATGTTCTGATTTCTAACGATGGCTACTCGGTAGCATCGCTCCCGCTTGGCGCACATGTTGCTACAGGCAGTCTACGCCGACGCGCTCAACTTCTCGCCCTGCGCCCTGACTTAAAAATTCTTGACATGCGTGGCAATCTCAACACGCGCTTCAAAAAATTTGATGAACGGTACATGCTGCCACGCAAACATCCCGAGCATTTAGACGCCATGATCCTTGCTTTTGCAGGTGTCCATCGTCTTGGATTAGATGCACGAATTTCACAGATGCTCTCTCACGAGGAGATTTTGCCAGCGGTTGGACAAGGTGCCCTTGCTATCGAAACCCGTGCTGATGACAAAGCCGTCCTTTCACTTGCATGCTCACTCAACGATCCAGCAACTGAACTTTGCACACGAGCCGAACGCAGTTTGCTGCGACGCTTAGAGGGCGGTTGTCAGATTCCAATTGCTGCACATGCTTCACTAGCAGGCTTGCGGCTCTCACTTACGGCTTTCATTGGCACGCTCGATGGCACACGCTATGCACGCCATAGCCTCTCTACATTGCTCACTTCACCAGATTTGCCTGCTTCTCTTGAACATGCCGAAGCACTTGGAATTCAACTTGCCGAAGTTTTACTTGAACAAGGCGGTCAAGAAATTCTCTCAAGTCTGCGTGCGTCTTAA
- a CDS encoding transcriptional repressor, whose translation MTATASAKYATLLRQNDFKVTHQRIRILEILDRNKKPLTAAEVHAQLSRYGVDLATVYRSLNKLADAGIVSRIQFGDEFMRFEFARPFAHHHHIICIDCGKIKEIDLCNLDSIASDISRSTGFTHIEHQVIFRGYCESCSAHHNDRS comes from the coding sequence ATGACTGCAACTGCATCAGCAAAATACGCTACGCTCCTGCGCCAAAACGATTTCAAGGTCACACACCAGCGCATACGCATTTTGGAAATTCTTGACCGCAACAAAAAACCCCTCACTGCCGCTGAAGTGCACGCACAACTTTCTCGCTATGGTGTTGATCTTGCAACTGTTTATCGCTCCCTCAATAAACTTGCTGATGCTGGCATCGTCTCTCGCATCCAGTTTGGCGATGAATTCATGCGTTTTGAATTTGCCCGTCCTTTCGCACATCATCATCACATCATCTGTATAGATTGTGGCAAGATCAAAGAAATTGACTTATGCAATTTAGATTCAATTGCTAGCGATATTTCTCGCTCTACGGGTTTTACACACATTGAGCATCAAGTTATCTTTCGTGGCTACTGCGAATCGTGTTCAGCTCATCACAACGACCGAAGTTGA
- a CDS encoding dihydroorotase: protein MSIVICNARIINPAEFLDKKGSLQISDDGILEHLWFADSADLPSDVMLSDHEVIDFSDGIVASGLFDMHCHFREPGFEYKETIETGARSALAGGFTGVALMPNTEPPIDNAAVVAFIRERAASLPIDIEVIGAITVGRKGERIAPYGELAAAGVKALSDDGAAVMNSRVMRLAFEYASQFNLLLIQHCEDTALSFGGVMNESLYASLLGLRGIPSISESIVLSRDLSLLRYLLENKQGAMPYLPRYHVAHISVKEAVDLVRAAKQEGLPVTAEVTPHHFTLTDKDVFESGYDGNMRMNPPLRSERDREAVLAAIADGTIDVIATDHAPHACHEKDCGISQAAFGIVGLETSVGLTFTTLVHTNRISAYRAIEMLSTNPRRVMNLPPIRFEVGKPLNATLIAPDLEWTVDTSHLASKSRNSPFHNYTLRGKSVGIIHKGKVILPQPML from the coding sequence ATGAGCATCGTCATTTGCAATGCGCGCATTATCAACCCTGCCGAATTTCTCGATAAAAAGGGTTCGCTTCAGATTTCCGATGATGGCATTCTCGAGCATCTTTGGTTTGCTGACAGCGCTGATTTACCATCCGACGTGATGCTTTCAGATCATGAGGTAATAGATTTTTCAGACGGCATTGTTGCTTCAGGCTTGTTTGACATGCACTGTCATTTTCGTGAGCCCGGCTTTGAGTATAAAGAAACGATTGAGACAGGTGCACGCTCAGCTCTGGCTGGTGGCTTTACAGGTGTTGCTCTGATGCCGAACACCGAGCCGCCGATTGACAATGCTGCTGTAGTGGCTTTCATACGCGAGCGTGCTGCATCATTACCGATAGACATTGAAGTCATTGGCGCAATTACGGTTGGACGCAAAGGTGAACGCATTGCCCCATATGGCGAACTTGCTGCAGCTGGTGTGAAAGCGCTCTCTGATGACGGCGCAGCTGTTATGAATTCCCGCGTGATGCGTCTTGCATTTGAATATGCCTCTCAATTCAACTTGCTGCTGATTCAGCACTGCGAAGATACTGCACTTTCCTTTGGCGGCGTAATGAACGAAAGCCTCTACGCCTCATTACTAGGACTGCGCGGTATTCCCTCAATTTCAGAATCCATCGTGCTCTCACGCGATTTAAGCCTTCTGCGTTACCTTCTAGAAAATAAGCAAGGCGCAATGCCTTATTTGCCGCGTTATCATGTCGCGCATATTAGTGTCAAAGAAGCAGTTGATTTAGTTCGCGCTGCAAAACAAGAAGGCTTACCTGTAACTGCTGAAGTTACACCGCATCACTTCACACTGACCGATAAGGATGTCTTTGAGTCGGGCTACGATGGCAATATGCGCATGAATCCGCCGTTGCGTAGTGAGCGCGATCGTGAAGCTGTCCTTGCTGCTATTGCCGATGGCACAATTGATGTGATTGCAACTGATCACGCCCCACATGCCTGCCACGAAAAAGACTGCGGTATTTCGCAAGCCGCTTTTGGCATCGTGGGACTTGAAACTTCCGTTGGTCTGACTTTTACGACACTCGTTCACACAAACCGCATCTCTGCCTATCGCGCTATTGAAATGCTTTCCACGAACCCGCGTCGCGTGATGAACCTTCCACCCATACGTTTTGAAGTTGGCAAACCGCTTAACGCTACATTGATTGCTCCAGACTTAGAATGGACTGTTGATACTTCACATCTGGCTTCAAAGTCACGCAATTCACCTTTTCACAACTACACTTTGCGTGGCAAATCAGTTGGAATTATTCATAAAGGCAAAGTAATTTTACCTCAACCAATGCTTTAG
- a CDS encoding 23S rRNA (uracil(1939)-C(5))-methyltransferase RlmD, translating into MYQKGQLIEATISDRAEDERCFARLENGIGVFVQGYLAIGDRVEAEIFKVKKNYLEAKAKRLLAPSPQRVEARCTHFGVCGGCKWQHLDYAAQLEQKAKQVRDALTHIGMFSAVEVLPTIGAEEIFHYRNKIEFSFSDQRFVLEHERELLEKPIDFALGFHAPRRFDKVVDIDRCYIASPEMNVALNVVKAFAHRSGLEPYSMRTNQGFWRHLCVRKAFRTNEVMINLVTSWHEADLMQDLLAELQHALPQSLTTLVNNITTSKSGTSVGEEEKVIFGKGFITEKLRDLSFKISANSFFQTNTAQAEKLYEAVLKMAELSPNDVVYDLYCGTGSIALFIAHQCKKVLGIELVASAIQDARDNAVLNGLENCMFHQLDLKEFRKLAPELSAFGLPDVVITDPPRAGMHPDAVSFLLKLSPKRIVYVSCNPASLARDAKLLCVHGNYGLRLVQPIDMFPHTNHIESIAVLEKISS; encoded by the coding sequence ATGTATCAAAAAGGACAACTGATTGAGGCAACCATTTCAGACCGTGCGGAAGACGAGCGCTGTTTTGCGCGCTTAGAGAACGGTATTGGGGTCTTTGTGCAAGGGTATTTGGCTATTGGCGATAGGGTTGAGGCGGAGATTTTCAAGGTCAAAAAAAACTATCTGGAAGCCAAAGCTAAGCGGTTACTTGCGCCGTCGCCGCAGCGCGTAGAGGCACGCTGTACGCATTTTGGCGTATGTGGGGGATGCAAATGGCAACACTTGGACTATGCTGCACAACTTGAACAAAAAGCAAAACAGGTGCGCGATGCACTCACACACATTGGCATGTTTTCAGCGGTGGAAGTGCTTCCGACCATTGGTGCAGAAGAGATTTTTCACTACCGCAATAAAATCGAGTTTTCATTTTCAGACCAACGCTTTGTGCTTGAGCACGAACGAGAGCTGCTAGAAAAACCAATAGACTTTGCGCTGGGCTTTCATGCCCCACGTCGCTTTGATAAAGTTGTCGATATTGACCGTTGCTACATTGCGTCGCCTGAGATGAATGTTGCCTTGAATGTGGTCAAAGCCTTTGCACATCGGTCGGGGTTAGAGCCGTACTCTATGCGTACAAATCAAGGCTTTTGGCGGCATCTGTGTGTGCGCAAAGCCTTTCGTACCAATGAAGTGATGATAAATCTTGTAACCTCTTGGCACGAAGCAGATCTAATGCAAGACTTGCTGGCGGAATTGCAGCATGCCTTGCCTCAATCGCTCACCACGCTGGTCAATAATATCACGACAAGCAAAAGCGGTACGTCAGTAGGCGAAGAAGAAAAAGTCATATTTGGCAAAGGATTTATTACCGAAAAATTAAGAGACTTGAGTTTTAAGATTTCGGCAAATTCTTTTTTTCAGACCAATACAGCACAAGCAGAGAAACTTTACGAAGCGGTGCTGAAGATGGCAGAACTTTCGCCTAACGATGTAGTTTATGATCTCTATTGCGGCACAGGTTCAATTGCCCTATTCATAGCTCACCAATGCAAGAAAGTTTTGGGCATAGAGCTTGTAGCAAGTGCAATTCAAGATGCCAGAGATAACGCAGTGCTGAATGGTTTAGAGAATTGCATGTTTCACCAACTCGATCTAAAAGAGTTTCGTAAACTTGCGCCTGAACTTAGTGCATTCGGATTGCCCGATGTTGTGATTACTGATCCACCGCGTGCAGGAATGCATCCTGATGCTGTGAGTTTCTTGCTCAAACTCTCCCCAAAGCGTATCGTTTATGTAAGCTGCAATCCAGCAAGTTTGGCACGCGATGCAAAGCTGCTCTGTGTGCATGGTAACTATGGCTTGCGTCTTGTACAACCGATAGATATGTTTCCACATACAAATCACATTGAGAGTATTGCTGTACTAGAAAAAATATCTTCATAA